TGGCCCTGGGGAACGGCAGCGTCGTCTGGCAGTACGTTCCCCCGGAGGAGAGTTATGCCGCCGAGACGGTGGTGGACGGCACGGCGGTCGGGGACGGCAAGGTGTTCTTCGTGAAGGGAGATGGCAAGCTCTACGCCGTCTCAGCGGCCAACGGCAGGACCCTCTGGACCTATGAATCCGGGCTGGAGCTGCGCAGCGCCCCATCCTTTGCCTCCGGGCTCGTCCTGCTGGGCGAGCAGAGAGGCATCTTCAGCGCCATCAGTCCCGCGAACGGCAAGCGCCTGTGGGGCGGCGGAGCGGGCGGTGCGATCAACACCCCATCCGCCGACGGCACCAACGTCTTCTTCTCCAGCTGGGACGGCTCCGTCCAGAGCGTCCGGATCAAGGGCGTGGTCCCACAGTGGAGGACGAACGTCGGCGACCCCGTCACGACGGCCCCCTTCATCGGCGGCGGCAGGGTCCTCGTGGGGACGGCGAACGGAAAGATCGCCGCGCTCAACTCGAAGAACGGCTCCGTGCTCTGGACCTTCGACACCCATGGGGGCAGTGTGGCGGCCCAGCCCGTCCTTGCCGAGGGGCTCGTCTTTGCCGGCGGCGGGCAGGGGACGCTCTTCGCCCTCGACGCCGCGTCGGGCACGGAGCGCTTCACCTTCTCGACCGGGGACGGCATCAACGGCTCGCCAGCGTTCTCGGGGGGCGTGCTCTACCTGGGCAGTGCGGACGGAAACCTCTACGCCATCAGGTAGCGCAGGCGGGCCTTTTCGGACCATCGGTCCCGTCCACGGCGCTAAAGACGGACTGTTGCTCGTAGTGCCTCTTCTGGCTTCTCCCAGCCGGCGGCCGACAGCCCGTTTTATCGTTTCAAATCCACTGTCGTTGCTGTAAATTATTGCTATAATGGTGATGAGACGATAACGAGAAGGAGGGAGATCGTGACGCGGAGACTTGGAGAATCTGGAACGGAAATGCCGCCGGAGGAGTTCGAGCGTTGCGTCCGTTCGGCTAATCCTTTGAATGACGCGCTTTTCAAGCACCTCTTCGCTACAAAGGGCAACGAGGAGAACCTTCTGCGCCTTCTGAACGATGTTCTGGATCCGGATCGGGGCATACTCTCCCTGGAGTACCTGGACCGGGAAAACGATCCCCGGCGGGACGGCGGCCGGGCCTCTTACGTGGATGTCTTGGCCCGCGCGAAGGACGGTAGGACATTCCACGTGGAGGTTCAGCTGGGAAAAGAGGGATACTTCTTCGAGCGCTCGCTGTATTACGCGTCGTGCAGCTACTCGGACCAGCTGGTCGCCGGCGATGGCTACGACAGGCTGAGGCCGGTGATCTTCGTGTCGATTCTGGATTTCTGTCTTTTCCCGGATTGTAGGGAGGATTGGCGGTCGCTGCACCGCATCCAGGACGTGAAGGAACACCGGAGCTATTGCGACGGTATGGAGTTCCATTTTCTGGAGCTGCCGAAGCTGGAGCGTCTGACGGCGGCGGGCATCGTCGAGGATACGGGCCTGATCCGCGTTATGAGATACCTTGGACGGATAGGAGGGGAACCGGAGATGGAGCATTTGGTGACGAGCGACAGGGGGATTGGACGGCTCGATGAGGGGGTCCGGACGTTTTTCCGCGAGCGTGGAAATCTTGCGCTCTACAAGTTAAATGAGCGTGCCGAGACGGATTACCGCAACGCGTTGAACTTCGCGGAGCAGGAGGGTATGGCCCAAGGTATGGCCCAAGGTGAGGCCGTAGGCGAAGCCAGGGGCAAGGCCGAGACGGCACGGCGGATGCTTGCGCATGGCCTGCCTCCCGAACAGATTGTGGAGTTCACCGGTCTGTCCCTTGAGGAAATCGAGGCCTTGAGGGCCTAGGCGATCAAGAGCCGAACGACGGTTCTGTCCCCGAGGAGCGGCGCCCTATTTTAGGGCGCCGCTCCTTTAGGGCGCCGCTTCCTGGACGGTAGGAAAACTCCTCACTGGCTTACGGTACGACCTCGAACAGCTCCGGCTCACTCAGGGCGAGCCGCGCGAACTCGAGCTGGAGCCTCCGGCGCTCCGGCTCCTCGCCAAACGCCCCCGGGTCGCCGGCCCTGCGCTCGCAGAGCGCAAAATACTCGTGCGGGACGTACCGCTCCTTCAGGACGAAGGTCATCGGCTCACGGCCGGGCAACACGAACCGGAAGGCGAAGGCCCCACTTCCCATCGGGGCCCTCGGGGCGCCGAGCCCCTCGGCCCAGCCGAAGTCGAAGGACGCCCGCCCCTCGCCGAACCCACGGAACAGGTACTCCAGGCCATCCAGGATCCCCGAACCGCGGGCTCCGGCCGTCACCTCGACCGAGCGGCGCTCGAACGCCTCGACGCCCGCGCGCCTTCCGAGCTGGCGCACCAGCGACCAGACCAGGCACAGGCCGCACAGGGCCGAGTTCCCGTGATAGCGGCGGAGGCTCTCCACCGTCACATCATACTCCTCGTGATCGATCAGGCCGAGGGCCCCCGCCTCCTCCAGCGGGGGCGGCTCGTTCCCCTCTGGAAGGGGCTCGGCCGCCCTGGCCTCGTGAACGACGAAGAGCTCCGAGGGATCGAGGGACCGTATCGCCGAGGCGATCGCACGGCGCAACTCCAAGGCGCGCGCCTCCGCGGCCTCCGGGTCCCCGCGGCCGTGGTGCAGGTCCTCGGTGGCGGCATAGAACTCCTCGGGGACCAGCCCCGGCCGAAGCGAGAACCCGGCGCATCCCCCATCCTGCAGGAACCGGAAGAAGAAATACCCCTCCACGGGGGCGGGCACGGTCCCTGCAGGGACCGGCAGGGTCAGGTCCATCCGGTAGCGGTCCCGCGACACGCTCCTCAGGACCATCTCCGCCGCGTCCCTGAAGCCGCCGCCCGGAAAAGGGGTCTCGATCGCGCAGCGCTCGCGGACGAAGCTCCCGCCCCGTGGAAAGAGCAGCTCGCGGGCCAGGGTCAGGGCCTTGAACCCCAGGACGGCGCCGGCGGGGTACCGCCCCCCGTGGAAGGCGGCGACATCCCCGTACCCCGCAGACAGCCGGACGGAATCCGCCTCGAAGGGGATGGAGCGCTCCTCGGCAACCGGGCGCCCGGCCATCAGCGAACCAGCAGCGAGGCCGGGTCCACGGACCGGGTGGCCAGCCCCTCGTCCACGAGGAAGCGCATGGTCCTCTCCAGCTCGGCGAGGTCCTCCGAGCGCACCGTGGGATCGAAATCGTAGAGCTTCTCCATCTCCAGCACCTGCTCCGTCGAGAGCCCCGTCTCCTCGCCCACGATCTTCACGGTCTCCTCCGGGTGCTCCTTAGCATAGGCCAGGGCCCTTCGGTGGACGTCGATCATTCGCCTCGCCAGGTCGTCCCGCTCCTTCAGCGCCGCACCGCTCACCCCGATAACGATGGTGCCCTCAACCAGTCCCTCGCCGTTGAAGAGCACCCGCGCACCGCCCTCCAGGGCCTTCAGGGCCAGGGGCCCCGCGGCCAGCGCCCCGTCGATGGAGCCGCTCATCAGGGCCGCGACGGCGGCGGGGATCCCCATCTCGATGTGCTCCACCTGAGAGGCCTCCATCCCCTCCCGCTTCAGGCCCGTCAGGAGCAGCTGGTGCAGCACCGTCCCCTTGGGGCCGGCGACCTTTTTGCCCTTGAGGTCGGCGGCGGTGCGGATCGCGGGGTCCTTGACCACCAGACAGAAGCTCCTGGGGGAGCGGGAGTAGATCCCCGCGATGCGGACGTCCAGCCCCTGCGCGGCGGCAATCAGCAGGGACGTCCCGCCGATGCAGTTGGCGACCTGGACCGACCCCGCGGCCATGGCCTGGGACTGCTGCGCACCGGACGTGATCTCCGGGTGGGAGACCGCGTAGCCCAAAGGGCCGAACTCCGCCTCGAGCAGCCCCAGGCGTTTCTCCAGGATGGAGGGGATGTTGAGCGGCGACTTCACGTAGGTGATCGCCAGCGGCTTCTCCTCCGCCCCGGCTCCGGCCGCGAGCAGACACAGGGATATGATAACACCGAGCCCAAGAGCAAAAAACCTCTTCATGATCGTCCTCCTTCATATCGGGGCCGAGAGGCCCCCTAAAAGAACTGCGGCGCGACGCCGGACCGGGCGTCGCCCAACTCTATGGCGGCCAGGATCCGCTCGCGCAGATCCGCGCGCACCCCTGCGGGGAGCTCCCCATCGACGTCGAACGTCCCCGCGAAGCATCCCTCCCTCAGCACCACGATGCGCTCCGCAAGCGTGAGAGCCTCGTCGATGTCGTGGGTCACGAACACGATCGTCCGTCCCCCCTCCCGCCACAGGCGCAGCAGGTCGGACTGGAGCGTCCTGCGCGTGAACCAGTCCAGAGCTCCGAAGGGTTCGTCCATCAAAATCAGCCTGGGTCGGCAGAAGAGCGTCCGCCCCAGCGCGACCCTTTGGGCCATGCCCCCGGAGAGCTCGTGGGGCAGGCATCGGGCGAAATCCGCCAGCCCCAGGGTGCGCAGGATCTCGTCCGCGTCCCCGAAGTCCCCGGCCGGACCGCCGGCCCGGGTGGCAAAGCGGACGTTCTCGGCGACCGAGAGCCAGGGCATGAGGCGTGGCTCCTGAAAGACGTACCCCACCTGCCGCCTTGGGACGGAACGGACGATCCGGCCCCCGGACTCCCGCTCCAGCCCGGCGATCAGGCGCAGAAGCGTGGTCTTTCCGCAGCCGCTCCGGCCCACCAGCGCGGTGAAGGAGCCCTCCGAGAACTCCAGGCTGACCCCGCGCAGGGCCTCCACCGCTCCGCCCCGGCCGCGATAGACCTTCGAGACCTCCTCGACGCGCACCACCTCAGGCCCCTCCTTCCGGGACGCTCCAGGGGAACAGCCTCTCGGACAGAGCTCCGAGGGCCCGGTCCGAGAGGGCCCCGACGCACCCCAGGACGATGACGCCGCAGAGGATGGTGTCCGACCGGGAGAGGGTCTCGGCCTCGCGGATCATGTAGCCGACGCCCGAGGAGGCGGCCACGATCTCCGCGCCGATCAGCGACCTCCAGCTGTAGGAGAGCGCCAGGCGCACGCCGACGAGGAAATAGGGGAAGAACGCGGGAAACGCGACGTGACGGAAAAGGGCGAGCGGCGTGAACGAGAGCACGCGCCCCACCTCCAGAAGGCGGCGGTCGACCTGGCGGATGCCGCTCTCCACGTTCAGGAGCACGGGGAAGAAGCTGGCCATGACGACGACGGCGATCCGGGACGCCTCGCCGATCCCGAAGCCCAGGATCAGGAGCGGCACGACGGCCAGGGGCGGGATCTGCCGCAGGAAGTTCAGCAGCGGGCGGACGAGGGCGGAGAAAAGGGGCAGCAGCGCAAGCGCAATCCCCGTGGGAAAGGCGATGAGTACGGCGATCCCAAAACCGCAGAGCACCCGAAACAGGCTGGCCCCCAGATGGCGGAACAGGACCCCGTTCTCCAGCAGCTGCACCATGCGCGACGCAACCACGGCGGGCGAGGGAAACAGAAAATGGTTCCACCCAGGCGCCGAGCTCGCCGCGTACCAGAGACCGATGATTCCGATGAAGCCCAGAACGGGCAGGATGCGTTTGCAGGGACGGTGTTCGTTCATGATTCCGAGTCGTTTCTCCAGCCGGGGGCCGCCGGCCTCCCATCCCCCGCGCGACGGATCTCCCGCAGCGGTGGGGCGGCAGCGTATTTCGTTTAACAAGACAAACATACTACCATGGAGAGGACCCCTGTCAAGGGAGCGGGGGCGCGTAACGAGGACGCCGCGAAGCGGCCAGCTCCCTCCTTCCCGGATTGACGCATATTGAAACATGTGCTACTGTCCATTTGTCCAAGGGAGGTGTGGCAGTGGTTCCTCGTTATTCTGTGTGGGTGCGAGCCCACGCTGCTGGGGCTCCATTCGGGAACAGGAGAACGGTCTCTTTTTGACGACGGAGATGGGACAGCAGGGCCAATTTTTTGAAAATCTCCCCTGCTGGATCTTCCTGCTTGCCCTTCCGAACCCCTTCCTGCGGTTTTGGGAGGCGACAGCCCCCTTGACTTTTCCGCCCCGTTCGGAACATACTTACATTTGGTTCATTTTGTCTTGCGGAGCCTCCGGACGCTTGCACCGGAATTCTCGTTTCTGGAAGAGGGGGGATCGCCATGTCCGGTTTTGTCTGACGCTCCGGGCCGCGGTGCACGGGATGCATCGTTCGGTGCGGTTCTTCGCGGGGCGATCTTTCGTTTAGATAAACGATTCTTAGATAGACGATCCGGCAAACGGGCGATTCCGCCTGCCCCTCCCATTTCACCGCACCGTTCGGCGGCCCCCCGATGGGGGTCTTCCCTCACTTTTTGTTTTGCCATTTTTGTCCTGTTCTGCAGGTCTGCGAGCGCTCTGTGCCCGTCGGCACATGGCGTCCTCCGCCGCGTATTCCGCGTGTTCCGTATTTGAGGAGAAAAGGGGTTTTCAAACCATGCACGATATCGATGCGATTCTGGAGAAGATGCGGGAGGCCATTCCCGCCGGTCCGGTTCGGATCAAGGAGGCCGTCGAGGGGGGACGGAAGGTGGTGGGCTGTTACTGCGCCTACACGCCTTACGAGGTGATCCGGGCCGCGGGGGCCATCCCGGCCACCCTGTGCGCGACGAGCGAGAAGCCCATCGCCGCGGCGGAGGAGCACCTGCCTCGGAACCTCTGCCCGCTGATCAAGGCCAGCTACGGCTTCGCCCTGACCGACACCTGTCCTTACTTCCACTTCTGCGACCTGGTGGTGGGAGAGACGACCTGCGACGGCAAGAAGAAGATGTACGAGCTGATGGACCGTCTCAGGCCCACGCACGTCATGCAGCTGCCCCAGACCGTCTCCGAGGAGGCCGTGGGGCAGTGGCAGACGGAGATCGAGCGCCTGTCCCGGAGGCTGGAGGAGACCCTGGGCACCACGGTGACGGAGGAGGCGCTGAGGCGCGAGATCGCATGGCGCAACGAGGAGCGCCGCGTGATGGCGGACCTCTACGAGCTCTCCAAGCTGACCCCGGCGCCGCTGTCGGGGCGCGAGGTCCACATGGTGAACGAGTACTTCAAGGTCAGTTTCAGCGACCCCGGGATGCTGAACCGGATCCGGGACCTGACGCGCAAGCTCCGGGAGAACTACGAGGCGGGCGAACGCCGCGTGTCGGCGGACGCGCGGCGCATCATCGTCACGGGCTGCCCCACCGGCAAGAGCGTGGAGAAGGTGTTCAACGCCATCGAGGAGAACGGCGGCGTGATCGTCGCATTCGAGAACTGCGGGGGCATCAAGCCCAACTACGAGCTGGTGGACGAGTCGCTGCCCCCCTACGAGGCCCTGGCCCGGAAGTACCTGGGTATCCCCTGTTCCTGCATGACGCCGAACGACAAACGTCTGGACCTTCTGGAGGACCTCGCGGGGGAGTACGCCGCCGAGGGGATGGTGGACCTCATCCTCCAGGCGTGCCACACCTACAACGTGGAGTCCTTTCAGGTACACGAGCGCATGGAGAGCATGGGCATCCCCTGCATCACCGTGGAGACGGACTATTATCAGGGCGACGTGGAGCAGCTCAACACGCGCATGGGCGCCTTCGTCGAGATGATGGGGTAGGGGCCGTGGGCACGGGGGCGGACGGCGCGGGCGCGCCGATCTGGACGGTCGGGGTGGATATCGGTTCGGTGGGGGTCAAGGCCGTCCTGATGCGCGACGGGGAGTGGATCGACCGCCTTGTCGTCCCCACGGGCTGGAATCCCGGGGAGACGGGGACGGACGCCTGCGCGCGGCTCCTGGAGCGGAACGGCCTGACGCGGGACGACGTGGCGCGCACGGTCGCCACCGGCTACGGGCGGAACGCGGTGGAGGCCAACGGGCGCGTCACGGAGATCTCCTGCCATGCCGTGGGCGCGGGCCGGCTCTTTCGGGATGGGAAGCCCGGCGGCGTGCGGACGATCCTGGACATCGGGGGGCAGGACAGCAAGGCCATCGCCCTGGACCGGGACGGGAACGTCGTCAACTTTCTGATGAACGACAAGTGTGCCGCGGGGACGGGGCGCTTTCTGCAGAACATGGCCGTCATGCTGGGCTGCACCCTGGACGACTTCAGCAGCCTGCCCGACGATCTCGAGCCCCGCGCCATCTCCAGCATGTGCACGGTGTTCGCGGAGTCCGAGGTCGTGGGGCTCCTGGCCCAGGGGGTGGACAAGCGAGCCCTGTCCCTGGGGCTGCTGGATTCCGTAGCCTCCCGCGCGGAGGGGATGCTGCGGCGCGTGGGGCTCCACGAGCCCGTGGCCTTCACCGGCGGGGTCTCGCGGAGCTGCAGCCTGGTGCGCCTTCTGGAGAAGCGGCTGGGCTGCGCCGTCCGGGTCAGTCCGGACTCGCAGCTCGCCGGGGCGCTGGGCGCGGCGCTCCTGGCTCGTAAGCAGGCGCTGCGGGGACGGGAGTCCCATCGTAGTTGATGGTCCGGCGTTTTGCGGCGTTGGCCTTGCGGCTTCGCCGAAAGAAAAAAAGGGAGTGTTGGGAATGAAGAGATTTGCTGCGGTACTGGCGTTGTCCTGGGCCTTTGCTCTGCCCGCGTTCGCTGCGGAGGAGGAGAAGGCCCCTGTGATCCGCATGGCCTACACCATGACGACGCACCAACAGGGCTTTACCATCGCGCTGCAGAAGGGAGAGGCCTTCAAGGACTTCGGCGTCTGGTTCAAGCCGGTCGTCGAGAAGGAGAAGTACGACCTCTACCGGGGGGACAAAAGGATAGCCCGGTTCGAGGTCATCGTGACCAAGAGCGGTTCCGAGGCCGCGTCGCTCTTCGCTCAGGAGCACCTGGATCTGACGACGAACTCGTTCCCCGCCATGCTGTCCGCAATCGACAGCGGCACGCCGATCAAGGTGCTGGCCCCCATCCAGGCGGACGGCATCGCGATGGTCGGACGCCTGGACTCGCCCGTGAACGATTGGGATTCCCTCATGGCGTTCATCAAGGAGGCCAAGGCGCCCGTCAAGCTGGGGTACCACTCCCCGACCAGCGCCCCGAAGATCCTCGTCGAGGCGGCTCTCTTCGAGGCCGGCCTGCGCCTGACGGGGGACGCGAACGCGACGAAGGACGAGGCCGATGTCCTCCTGGTCGACTTGAAAGGGGTCGCCAACTTCAACCCCGCGCTGACCTCGGGACAGGTCGACTTCTGGGTTGCTCCCGCACCTATCCCGCAGGTGTCGGTGCTGAAGAAGCAGGGCAAGATGATCCTGGACCTCAAAACCCTGCCCCCGGCAGGAAAATGGGATCACTTCCCCTGCTGCGTGACCGCCGCGCATGTGAACGTCATCGAGAAGCACCCGGACGTCCTGGACGCCTATCTGGAGCTCCTGACCAAATCGAGCGCCTGGTGCAACGCGAACAAGCCGGAGGCGGACGAGCTTTCTGCGGTCTGGTTCGGCGTCCCCGTCGAGGCGACGCGCCTGTCCGAGATGACGTACTCGACGAACCCGGACGAGAAATGGTTCCGAAACGCGTCTCTGTACCCCGATATGCTGAACAAGATGGGGCAGTTCAAGAACCGTCTGAAGGGCAAAACCCTCGAGGAGAGCAAGGAGCTGGTCTTCGACCTCCGCTGGGCCGAGAAGTATAACGCGAAGTAAACGATGAGGCATTGCCTGAGCCGGGGCCTCCTTTCCTTGGTCGCCCCGGCGCTCTTCCTGCTCTTCTGGCACTACGCGTCCCTGCGGATCGACAACCCGGTCGTCCTGCCGCAGATCGGGGAGGTGCTGTCGCTTCTGCTCCACCCCACGGAAAACCTGCTGAACATGGGCTCCCTCGTCGGCAACGTGACCGTCAGCTTCGTCCGCGTGTTCGGGGGGTACCTCCTGGCCGTGTTCGTCGCCGTCCCGCTGGGGCTCGCGATGGGATACTGGAGCTGGCTGAACCGGATGTTGGGGCTGATGGCCGGGCTCTTTCGCCCCATCCCCCCCTTGTCCTGGATCCCCCTTGTGCTGGCCTGGTTCGGCGTCGCCAGTATGGCGACGATCCTGGGCATCGAGGAGGGGGCGTGGTACCCTTTCTTCAGCAACATCAAGCTCTCCATGCTGTTCATCATCTTCATCGGGGCCTTCTTCCCCATCTTGGTGAACACCATTGGGGGCGTGCAGAGCGTCCGGGTGACGCTGATCGACGCGGTTCGGGTTCTGGGCGCGTCGCCGTGGCAGATCGTCCGCTACGTCGTCCTCCCCTACGCCGCCCCGCAGGTCTTCACGGGGCTGAGGGTGGGGCTGGGCGTCGCATGGATGTGCCTGGTCTCGGCGGAGATGATGCCCGGCAGCATCTCGGGGGTTGGGTACCTCATCACGCACGCCTACACGGTGGCGCAGACGGACGTCGTCATCGCGGGGATGATCGCCATTGGCGTCATGGGGATTATGATCGACTCGATCTTCATGCTGATCGAGCGCCGCGCGTTTCAGTGGCAAAGTCTGTACAGGTGATGGTATGATAAGGTGACGGAATGATAAAAGAACGCAGCCTTCTCAGGATCGAGGGCTTGGGCAAACACTTCGCATCGGATCAAGGCAGGGACATCGCCGCCCTTCTGGATGTCAACCTCTCGGTGAAGGAGAACGAGTTCGTCTGCATCGTGGGACCCTCCGGGTGCGGGAAGTCCACGCTGCTGCGGATCTTGGCCGGCCTGGAGCGCCCCTCCGGTGGCAGGGCGCTGATGAAGGGGGTGGAGATCAAAGGCCCAGGGCGAGAGCGGGGCATGGTCTTTCAGGAATACTCGTTGATGCCCTGGCGCAGCGTGGAGGAGAACGTCTGGATGGGCCCGGAGCTGTTGGGACGTTCGGTTGGAGAGCGGAAAGCGGCTGCAGCACACTACATCGAGCTCGTCAAGCTGAATGGTTTCGAGCGAGCCCTTCCCCACGAGCTCTCCGGGGGGATGCGGCAGCGCGTGGCCATTGCCCGGGCTCTGGCGAACGACCCGGAGATCCTGCTGATGGACGAGCCGTTCGGCGCCCTTGACTCCCACACGCGGATTATCCTGCAAAAGGAGCTTTTGAAGATCTGGCAGGCGCACCGCAAGACGATCCTGTTCGTGACCCACAGCGTGGACGAGGCCGTCTTCCTGGCCGACCGTATCGTCGTCATGTCTGCCCGACCGGGACGGGTCGTCCTGGAGGAGTCCCTGGATTTGCCTCACCCCAGAAAAAGGGACAACCCCCTCTACGCCAGGACGCTGGAGAAGATCCTGGAGCTCTTGGAGGCGGAACAGGCGTGAGGTACTTTTCTGCATTTGTGCAGTGTTTCAGGCGGACCGAGGGATCTTGAGCATGCTTTGAGACAAGAGAGGTGCCCTTGACGATGATAAGAACGGCAACTTTTAAAAATTTTCGAGGGTTCGAGGACTTCCAACTTTCCGATCTGAGCCCTGTCACTCTGATATCGGGCAAGAACAATGTTGGCAAGAGTTCGATCCTCGAGGGCATCTTTCTGGCGCTGGATTACGGCGCGGCAGATTCTTTTTTGGCTCTCAGCAGCCTTCGCGGCTCTTCCGTGATGCCGGAACCGGACATCCTGTGGACGCCGCTGTTCCACGATCCGGAGCGCGAGATCGAGATCGAAATGACGCTCGACGATACTCCGCTGCGTCTTCGCTATTCCAGGGACGATATTTTTTTGCCCCTCAGCGCCGGCAACATTCCGCAGAATTTGATGCAGTTTATATCGTCCGCCAAACAAACGTATACTCTGAAATTTGATTTTCGCTATGGGGAACTCTCCGAGAGCGGTCATTTCATATTGAATTCGTCAGGGATAGGGAAAAATACGACCTCGGGTGGAAACACGGCATCGGAACAACTATCGACCCGGTTGCCTGTTACGCATTATATCCCAGCCGCGAGGCTCAACAACGACAGCGACGTCACTGCCCTGGGCAAGCTGGAGCTCGAGGGCAGGAAGGAGCAGGTGATTTCGGCTCTGAGGGTCATCGATGGCTCCATCTCGGACATCACAACGTTGGTCATCGGCGGGCAGCCCCAGCTCTACGCAAAAATGAGAGGGCGGCTGCTGCCCCTCAAAATGGCCGGCGACGGCGTCAATCGTCTGCTTTCCATCCTTTTGACGATCATGAGGAATCCTGGCCCGAATGCGGTTGTCCTCATCGACGAGATCGAGACGGGGTTTCATTACTCCGTGTACGGGAGACTGTGGGAGGCGGTCATGAACACCGCGCGGGAGAACCGCTGCCAGGTCATTGCGACCACGCACAGCTATGAGTGCATTCAGGGCGCCGTGGCCGCAGGGGATGCGGCACGGGACGATTTTTGCTACTTCAGGATTGACCGCGGCGAGGACGATGACGAGGATGATAAGGACATCGTCGCCCGCAGGTATTCCGGGGATCTGTTGAA
This window of the uncultured Fretibacterium sp. genome carries:
- a CDS encoding PQQ-binding-like beta-propeller repeat protein; translation: MRRVLSVMLLLLLACAALLFGDAAWAWSGKLGWTFKAEAPLTSSVAVAGGLVLVGDSVGNLYAVHGASGKAAWVYQGTNSVVGRPSVTGDKVIFAQADGTITCLALGNGSVVWQYVPPEESYAAETVVDGTAVGDGKVFFVKGDGKLYAVSAANGRTLWTYESGLELRSAPSFASGLVLLGEQRGIFSAISPANGKRLWGGGAGGAINTPSADGTNVFFSSWDGSVQSVRIKGVVPQWRTNVGDPVTTAPFIGGGRVLVGTANGKIAALNSKNGSVLWTFDTHGGSVAAQPVLAEGLVFAGGGQGTLFALDAASGTERFTFSTGDGINGSPAFSGGVLYLGSADGNLYAIR
- a CDS encoding ABC transporter permease → MRHCLSRGLLSLVAPALFLLFWHYASLRIDNPVVLPQIGEVLSLLLHPTENLLNMGSLVGNVTVSFVRVFGGYLLAVFVAVPLGLAMGYWSWLNRMLGLMAGLFRPIPPLSWIPLVLAWFGVASMATILGIEEGAWYPFFSNIKLSMLFIIFIGAFFPILVNTIGGVQSVRVTLIDAVRVLGASPWQIVRYVVLPYAAPQVFTGLRVGLGVAWMCLVSAEMMPGSISGVGYLITHAYTVAQTDVVIAGMIAIGVMGIMIDSIFMLIERRAFQWQSLYR
- a CDS encoding ABC transporter ATP-binding protein translates to MIKERSLLRIEGLGKHFASDQGRDIAALLDVNLSVKENEFVCIVGPSGCGKSTLLRILAGLERPSGGRALMKGVEIKGPGRERGMVFQEYSLMPWRSVEENVWMGPELLGRSVGERKAAAAHYIELVKLNGFERALPHELSGGMRQRVAIARALANDPEILLMDEPFGALDSHTRIILQKELLKIWQAHRKTILFVTHSVDEAVFLADRIVVMSARPGRVVLEESLDLPHPRKRDNPLYARTLEKILELLEAEQA
- a CDS encoding ABC transporter substrate-binding protein, whose product is MKRFAAVLALSWAFALPAFAAEEEKAPVIRMAYTMTTHQQGFTIALQKGEAFKDFGVWFKPVVEKEKYDLYRGDKRIARFEVIVTKSGSEAASLFAQEHLDLTTNSFPAMLSAIDSGTPIKVLAPIQADGIAMVGRLDSPVNDWDSLMAFIKEAKAPVKLGYHSPTSAPKILVEAALFEAGLRLTGDANATKDEADVLLVDLKGVANFNPALTSGQVDFWVAPAPIPQVSVLKKQGKMILDLKTLPPAGKWDHFPCCVTAAHVNVIEKHPDVLDAYLELLTKSSAWCNANKPEADELSAVWFGVPVEATRLSEMTYSTNPDEKWFRNASLYPDMLNKMGQFKNRLKGKTLEESKELVFDLRWAEKYNAK
- a CDS encoding double-cubane-cluster-containing anaerobic reductase → MHDIDAILEKMREAIPAGPVRIKEAVEGGRKVVGCYCAYTPYEVIRAAGAIPATLCATSEKPIAAAEEHLPRNLCPLIKASYGFALTDTCPYFHFCDLVVGETTCDGKKKMYELMDRLRPTHVMQLPQTVSEEAVGQWQTEIERLSRRLEETLGTTVTEEALRREIAWRNEERRVMADLYELSKLTPAPLSGREVHMVNEYFKVSFSDPGMLNRIRDLTRKLRENYEAGERRVSADARRIIVTGCPTGKSVEKVFNAIEENGGVIVAFENCGGIKPNYELVDESLPPYEALARKYLGIPCSCMTPNDKRLDLLEDLAGEYAAEGMVDLILQACHTYNVESFQVHERMESMGIPCITVETDYYQGDVEQLNTRMGAFVEMMG
- a CDS encoding Rpn family recombination-promoting nuclease/putative transposase, with the translated sequence MTRRLGESGTEMPPEEFERCVRSANPLNDALFKHLFATKGNEENLLRLLNDVLDPDRGILSLEYLDRENDPRRDGGRASYVDVLARAKDGRTFHVEVQLGKEGYFFERSLYYASCSYSDQLVAGDGYDRLRPVIFVSILDFCLFPDCREDWRSLHRIQDVKEHRSYCDGMEFHFLELPKLERLTAAGIVEDTGLIRVMRYLGRIGGEPEMEHLVTSDRGIGRLDEGVRTFFRERGNLALYKLNERAETDYRNALNFAEQEGMAQGMAQGEAVGEARGKAETARRMLAHGLPPEQIVEFTGLSLEEIEALRA
- a CDS encoding NrtA/SsuA/CpmA family ABC transporter substrate-binding protein, whose protein sequence is MKRFFALGLGVIISLCLLAAGAGAEEKPLAITYVKSPLNIPSILEKRLGLLEAEFGPLGYAVSHPEITSGAQQSQAMAAGSVQVANCIGGTSLLIAAAQGLDVRIAGIYSRSPRSFCLVVKDPAIRTAADLKGKKVAGPKGTVLHQLLLTGLKREGMEASQVEHIEMGIPAAVAALMSGSIDGALAAGPLALKALEGGARVLFNGEGLVEGTIVIGVSGAALKERDDLARRMIDVHRRALAYAKEHPEETVKIVGEETGLSTEQVLEMEKLYDFDPTVRSEDLAELERTMRFLVDEGLATRSVDPASLLVR
- a CDS encoding ABC transporter ATP-binding protein, which gives rise to MVRVEEVSKVYRGRGGAVEALRGVSLEFSEGSFTALVGRSGCGKTTLLRLIAGLERESGGRIVRSVPRRQVGYVFQEPRLMPWLSVAENVRFATRAGGPAGDFGDADEILRTLGLADFARCLPHELSGGMAQRVALGRTLFCRPRLILMDEPFGALDWFTRRTLQSDLLRLWREGGRTIVFVTHDIDEALTLAERIVVLREGCFAGTFDVDGELPAGVRADLRERILAAIELGDARSGVAPQFF
- a CDS encoding ABC transporter permease; translated protein: MNEHRPCKRILPVLGFIGIIGLWYAASSAPGWNHFLFPSPAVVASRMVQLLENGVLFRHLGASLFRVLCGFGIAVLIAFPTGIALALLPLFSALVRPLLNFLRQIPPLAVVPLLILGFGIGEASRIAVVVMASFFPVLLNVESGIRQVDRRLLEVGRVLSFTPLALFRHVAFPAFFPYFLVGVRLALSYSWRSLIGAEIVAASSGVGYMIREAETLSRSDTILCGVIVLGCVGALSDRALGALSERLFPWSVPEGGA
- a CDS encoding acyl-CoA dehydratase activase encodes the protein MGTGADGAGAPIWTVGVDIGSVGVKAVLMRDGEWIDRLVVPTGWNPGETGTDACARLLERNGLTRDDVARTVATGYGRNAVEANGRVTEISCHAVGAGRLFRDGKPGGVRTILDIGGQDSKAIALDRDGNVVNFLMNDKCAAGTGRFLQNMAVMLGCTLDDFSSLPDDLEPRAISSMCTVFAESEVVGLLAQGVDKRALSLGLLDSVASRAEGMLRRVGLHEPVAFTGGVSRSCSLVRLLEKRLGCAVRVSPDSQLAGALGAALLARKQALRGRESHRS